The Agromyces sp. LHK192 genome includes a window with the following:
- a CDS encoding FHA domain-containing protein, with product MSVPVDGFRPVPAAPEVAPAFTLRFSTGETWTVSGSGLVGRRPMPQPGEVFDHLVQIVDRTLSVSKTHLEFGSHEGLFWIADRFSGNGTIVRRPDDGALRCEPGRRYLVPRGSTVLLADQSFDVA from the coding sequence GTGAGCGTGCCCGTCGACGGGTTCCGCCCGGTCCCGGCCGCGCCGGAGGTCGCGCCCGCCTTCACGCTCCGGTTCTCCACCGGTGAGACGTGGACGGTCAGCGGATCGGGACTCGTGGGACGGCGACCGATGCCCCAGCCGGGGGAGGTGTTCGACCATCTCGTGCAGATCGTCGATCGCACGCTCTCGGTGTCGAAGACGCACCTCGAGTTCGGTTCCCACGAAGGCCTGTTCTGGATCGCGGACCGGTTCTCGGGAAACGGCACGATCGTCCGCCGGCCCGACGACGGCGCGCTCCGGTGCGAGCCGGGTCGCCGCTACCTCGTCCCGCGCGGCAGCACCGTGCTGCTGGCGGACCAGTCGTTCGACGTCGCCTGA
- a CDS encoding MoxR family ATPase, translating to MSMTPEQATGFAASLDRLVGAVEEVLLGKNRIVRLAFTALLSEGHLLLEDVPGTGKTSLARAMAQSVSGASNRVQFTPDLLPGDITGVTVYDQGTGRFSFHPGPVFANIVLADEINRASPKTQSALLEVMEEGQVTIDGQTHPVGHPFMVIATQNPIEQAGTYRLPEAQLDRFLMRSSIGYPDHASTIRILEGAEHRAHEHVVEPQLAPEEVVEMAALARRVFVDPTIHDYVSRLVEATRTAREVRLGVSVRGALSLIRAAKTHAAGRGRHYVVPDDVKALAEPVLAHRLILDAEAEFDGVTASNLISQVLIETPPPSARQAG from the coding sequence ATGAGCATGACCCCCGAGCAGGCGACCGGCTTCGCCGCATCGCTGGATCGACTCGTCGGTGCGGTCGAGGAAGTGCTGCTCGGGAAGAACCGGATCGTGCGACTGGCCTTCACGGCGCTGCTCAGCGAGGGCCACCTCCTGCTCGAGGACGTGCCCGGCACCGGCAAGACCTCGCTCGCGCGGGCGATGGCGCAGTCCGTGTCCGGGGCGAGCAATCGCGTGCAGTTCACCCCCGACCTCCTCCCGGGGGACATCACCGGCGTCACGGTGTACGACCAGGGGACCGGCCGGTTCTCCTTCCACCCCGGGCCGGTGTTCGCGAACATCGTGCTCGCCGACGAGATCAACCGGGCGAGCCCGAAGACCCAGTCGGCGCTGCTCGAGGTCATGGAGGAGGGGCAGGTCACGATCGACGGGCAGACGCACCCGGTGGGGCATCCGTTCATGGTGATCGCGACCCAGAACCCGATCGAGCAGGCGGGGACCTACCGGCTTCCCGAAGCGCAACTGGACCGGTTCCTGATGCGCAGCTCGATCGGGTACCCGGACCACGCCTCCACGATCCGGATCCTCGAGGGCGCGGAGCATCGCGCGCACGAGCACGTCGTCGAACCGCAGCTGGCACCCGAGGAGGTCGTGGAGATGGCCGCGCTCGCGCGGCGCGTGTTCGTCGACCCGACCATCCACGACTACGTCTCCAGGCTCGTGGAGGCCACCCGGACGGCGCGGGAGGTCCGGCTGGGCGTCAGCGTCCGCGGTGCGCTCAGCCTGATCCGGGCGGCGAAGACGCACGCCGCGGGCCGCGGCCGGCACTACGTGGTCCCCGACGACGTCAAGGCGCTCGCGGAGCCCGTGCTCGCCCACCGGCTCATCCTCGATGCCGAGGCCGAGTTCGACGGCGTGACGGCGTCGAACCTCATCTCGCAGGTGCTCATCGAGACGCCACCGCCCTCGGCGAGGCAGGCGGGGTGA
- a CDS encoding DUF58 domain-containing protein, whose protein sequence is MSAPRPPAAADGGARQGALAAAIARVVRLAQRAAAAARSLVAGARQVVMPTGWVVIGSGTASLVAGIVLDWTELIALGTGLVSCAGIAALWLIGTGSSTVTLTLPASRVAAGEPAEVRILASNPGHRRLGGVQLEVPVGDRVVDRILPALPRGGVVDDRVPIPTHRRGVVAVGPARTVRADPIGIVRREIVWSGVEMLHVHPRTIAVSPLSSGFVRDLEGTPTRDLTSSDIAFHALREYAPGDDRRHIHWRSSAKTGTFMVRQYEETRRSRMLVLLDLDHDAYADDDEFELAVSAAASIGARALRDARSLAFVVPGGPGSRSPMLELPTVSRDRLLDALCLVERRARPTPLPDLARAAAEALTGVSVAFLVTGSARTVTPLRGAAARLPATVEAIGIRCAPEGQASVRQAGGLTVFGIGYLEDLQAMLSRKASAA, encoded by the coding sequence GTGAGCGCGCCGCGCCCACCCGCAGCCGCGGACGGCGGCGCTCGTCAGGGCGCCCTCGCCGCGGCGATCGCCCGGGTGGTGCGCCTCGCGCAGCGCGCCGCGGCCGCCGCGAGGAGCCTCGTCGCGGGTGCACGCCAGGTCGTCATGCCCACGGGCTGGGTCGTGATCGGCTCGGGGACGGCATCGCTGGTCGCCGGGATCGTGCTCGACTGGACGGAACTCATCGCACTCGGCACCGGTCTGGTGAGCTGCGCCGGCATCGCTGCACTGTGGCTGATCGGCACGGGTTCGTCGACCGTCACGCTCACGCTGCCGGCGAGCCGCGTCGCTGCGGGCGAACCCGCCGAGGTCCGCATCCTCGCATCGAATCCGGGGCACCGACGGCTCGGCGGCGTGCAACTCGAGGTGCCGGTCGGCGACCGCGTCGTCGACCGCATCCTCCCCGCGCTGCCGCGCGGCGGCGTCGTCGACGACCGGGTGCCGATCCCGACCCACCGCAGGGGGGTCGTCGCCGTGGGTCCGGCACGGACGGTGCGCGCGGACCCCATCGGCATCGTCCGCCGGGAGATCGTGTGGTCGGGCGTCGAGATGCTGCACGTCCATCCGCGCACGATCGCCGTCTCGCCGCTCAGCAGCGGGTTCGTCCGAGACCTCGAGGGCACGCCGACCCGTGACCTGACCTCGAGCGACATCGCCTTCCACGCGCTTCGGGAGTACGCACCCGGAGACGATCGCCGCCATATCCACTGGCGCAGTTCCGCCAAGACGGGGACGTTCATGGTGCGGCAGTACGAGGAGACGCGCCGGAGCCGGATGCTCGTGCTCCTCGACCTCGACCATGATGCCTACGCCGACGACGACGAGTTCGAGCTCGCGGTGAGCGCCGCGGCGTCGATCGGCGCTCGCGCGCTCCGCGACGCCAGGTCGCTCGCCTTCGTCGTGCCGGGAGGGCCGGGCTCGCGCTCGCCGATGCTGGAACTGCCGACCGTGTCCCGCGACCGGCTGCTCGACGCCCTGTGCCTGGTCGAACGGCGCGCACGCCCGACGCCGCTGCCCGACCTCGCCCGCGCGGCCGCCGAAGCGCTCACCGGCGTCTCGGTCGCGTTCCTCGTCACCGGTTCGGCACGGACCGTGACGCCGTTGCGCGGGGCTGCGGCGAGGCTCCCGGCGACGGTCGAGGCGATCGGGATCCGATGCGCTCCGGAGGGTCAGGCGTCGGTTCGCCAGGCCGGTGGCCTGACCGTCTTCGGCATCGGGTACCTCGAGGACCTGCAGGCGATGCTGTCGAGGAAGGCGTCCGCGGCGTGA
- a CDS encoding Ig-like domain-containing protein, whose translation MIRLPRVEVAPSAVVTGVVAVALTALVAAFAVASDGYRSEQVEFDDGAVWVANEEVHAVGRANTVLQELNAAVETGDGRIDLVQSGTTVLAVDADNARVSVLDPATVAVVETVAVPPEDPTIAIGGGRVVVASEGKIWTTPAEEFAGFDADGEPESDFGPGSVVAVDSEGRIFVYRPATGEIVELRASAAATVERRWSVPPVTGSTPAAQSRRMTSVDGRWVVFDPDVPTLRVEGRDIPLDGFVAADDSPVLQAPSTTGGAVAIATRRGLVTVPLDGGAPEMAVSGRAGVPAQPVRHAGCLHAAWADGTAWRECGSAATTEDLERGGASASLVFRTNGEALVLDSPGDGRSWAAADDYGLIDDWSLLDDVRDDRTVELNDPHEPPALEAAQAEPTAVDDDLGARPGRSTLLPVLLNDFDPNGDVLAIRSVDGALPPGAVVDVVSDRQELQLTLADDASGSVSFSYSVDDGRGGVATASVRVAVRAPEENAAPEQRRVTTADVEAGKRLTLPSLGEWVDPDGDPFFLAKAEVAGSDRVTSTPDGVVVFNAAAAPGGGRTVGLSVSDGRDVGAGVLSIDVREEGGVPLTTEPFILTASTGEEISIDPMPHVRGGAGSVRLASVPAKPDASITADLDRGTFRFSSAVPRTHLIEYTVTDGGDPVTGQVRIEVETPPTRDTTPVTVPHTAFVRTGQAVDVDVLAGDIDPLGGVLLVTEVEDGSGAGVRTEVIEHRMLRATLLGPLQYGSIDVHYRVSNGLADAEGVVTIVEVPTAAAPQPPVASPDHASVRTGDVVDILVLDNDEHPDGEPLTLAPELATDPEDGLAFVSDRKVRYLAPDTPGEYRLAYRVLGPDGQEATAVVDIAVRAADAETNRGPVPAAVTARAIAGETIRIPIPLGQVDPDGDSVQLLGQVSAPDRGTVVTRGADQLEYTAGEYSSGTDSFRYEVADSLGARATGTVRVGIAPRMDGARAPIAVRDAVTVRPGRTIAVRVLENDSDPNGGSLAITDVEPNAGDGDARVADEAVLIDVPAEPGDSSYFYTIENEQLATASSIIQVHADPDAPLSRPEASDVVLGLSEIVDRSVIDVDVLEEAFIADAAAERAEVSLVSGYEDDALVRADGSIRLQVYDERRIVPFTIGHPDDPTLTSTAVVVVPGRDDAIPQLRRDAPAVRVDSGDEVRLDLDDYVIAASGRPVRITDRSSLTASHSDGTDLMVDEDTVRFRSEAGYFGPASVSFVASDGDPETDPTARTGTIVIPITVRPAEGLPPVFTGAVLDLQPDESRRIGLSRVTKQAGGSTSTLEYEIGTVPDGFTAELDDDELVVRADGDAPRGLTGEIPVSVSDAAGVGTPGVIELRVVASTRPRAEPVPDIAVVERGRTTSVDVLENDRSGNPFPDTPLRVVGVRGTDAQNLPDGVRVAPSSDRSTLLVTVDRDAEAVNATVQYQVADATGDSDRYAWGTVSISVQDRPDPITDARVTGFGDRSLDLAFGAGAANNSPVTEYQIDLLDARTRARVGGSTCAATTCTVSTPANGEGAAVAVRIQARNAIGLSDAVEVVGSYWSDVIPAAPGGVQALPLDGRLRIRWDPVSTGSGSAVRSYVVTVAGVATEVGAGGVCTATACTVDSQGLANGSQVPVEVSARNQAFPSLTSWNTASTVGTPFGPPIAGGIQVAADAASGIATVAWSPFGGNGDAMAGYFVQQLVPGSTDLPAGPQACRVTSPAPGEVVAPTTGGNVAAAVRTGPDATSIQFSGLTAEGATYAFVVWGFNRAGCVPSAITTAVVRAGPPSVSAVGNEMGWLGQTTWDRYVSGVQTSTAAQTLQIVATDGSGAHLGAPREFSGAGWLRDLFGRPFGQTAYFQVRGCTVWGSCGPWSQTFPAGQAPTLTFEVPGRTWNAGARGWSWWNQPDNGGIPATFRCGVEGDETGGPARGWGWCDVPEAEPEDRVWLDVEVAGVTARFWNR comes from the coding sequence GTGATCCGGCTCCCGCGCGTCGAGGTCGCGCCGTCGGCGGTGGTGACCGGGGTCGTCGCCGTCGCCCTCACCGCCCTCGTCGCGGCGTTCGCCGTCGCATCCGACGGCTATCGCTCGGAACAGGTCGAGTTCGACGACGGGGCGGTGTGGGTCGCGAACGAGGAGGTCCACGCGGTCGGACGGGCGAACACCGTGCTGCAGGAGCTCAACGCCGCCGTGGAGACCGGTGACGGCCGGATCGATCTCGTGCAGTCCGGGACGACCGTGCTCGCGGTCGACGCCGACAATGCGCGCGTCTCGGTGCTCGATCCGGCGACGGTCGCGGTCGTCGAGACGGTCGCGGTGCCTCCCGAGGATCCGACGATCGCGATCGGCGGCGGTCGTGTGGTCGTGGCTTCGGAGGGCAAGATCTGGACGACGCCGGCTGAGGAGTTCGCCGGCTTCGACGCGGACGGCGAACCGGAGTCCGATTTCGGCCCCGGCTCAGTGGTCGCGGTCGACTCGGAAGGTCGTATCTTCGTCTATCGGCCGGCCACGGGAGAGATCGTCGAACTGCGTGCATCGGCCGCGGCGACGGTCGAGCGGCGCTGGTCGGTCCCGCCCGTGACCGGCTCGACCCCCGCTGCGCAGTCGCGTCGGATGACCTCGGTCGACGGTCGATGGGTCGTGTTCGATCCTGACGTGCCGACGCTCAGGGTCGAGGGGCGCGACATCCCGCTCGACGGGTTCGTCGCCGCCGACGACTCCCCGGTGCTCCAGGCGCCGTCGACGACCGGTGGTGCGGTCGCGATCGCGACCCGGCGCGGACTGGTGACCGTGCCGCTCGACGGCGGCGCGCCGGAGATGGCGGTCTCGGGGCGCGCCGGTGTCCCCGCCCAGCCGGTCAGGCATGCCGGATGCCTCCACGCCGCGTGGGCGGACGGCACGGCGTGGCGCGAGTGCGGCTCGGCCGCGACCACCGAGGACCTGGAGCGCGGCGGCGCATCCGCCTCGCTCGTCTTCCGGACCAACGGCGAGGCGCTCGTGCTCGACTCGCCGGGCGACGGACGGAGTTGGGCCGCTGCCGACGACTACGGCCTGATCGACGACTGGTCCCTGCTCGACGACGTCCGCGACGACCGCACGGTCGAGTTGAACGACCCGCACGAGCCGCCCGCGCTCGAGGCCGCGCAAGCCGAGCCGACGGCCGTCGACGACGATCTCGGCGCCAGGCCCGGGCGCTCGACGCTGCTGCCGGTCCTGTTGAACGACTTCGACCCGAACGGCGACGTGCTGGCGATCCGCTCGGTCGACGGCGCGCTCCCGCCCGGCGCCGTCGTCGACGTCGTCTCCGACCGTCAGGAGTTGCAGCTCACCCTGGCGGACGACGCCTCGGGCTCGGTGTCGTTCTCGTACAGCGTCGACGACGGTCGCGGCGGTGTCGCGACCGCGAGCGTCCGGGTCGCGGTGCGCGCCCCGGAGGAGAACGCCGCGCCCGAACAGCGTCGGGTGACCACGGCCGACGTCGAGGCCGGCAAGCGGCTCACCCTCCCGAGCCTCGGCGAGTGGGTCGATCCCGACGGCGATCCGTTCTTCCTGGCGAAGGCGGAGGTCGCAGGCTCCGATCGGGTCACCTCGACGCCCGACGGCGTCGTCGTGTTCAACGCGGCGGCGGCGCCCGGCGGCGGGCGAACGGTCGGGCTGTCCGTCTCGGACGGCCGCGACGTCGGCGCCGGGGTCCTCTCGATCGACGTGCGGGAGGAGGGCGGGGTCCCGCTGACGACCGAGCCGTTCATCCTGACCGCATCCACCGGCGAGGAGATCTCGATCGATCCGATGCCGCACGTGCGCGGCGGTGCCGGCTCGGTCCGCCTCGCGTCGGTGCCTGCGAAACCGGATGCCTCGATCACCGCCGATCTCGACCGCGGCACCTTCCGGTTCTCCAGCGCCGTCCCGCGCACGCACCTGATCGAGTACACGGTCACGGACGGCGGGGACCCGGTGACCGGGCAGGTGCGCATCGAGGTGGAGACGCCGCCGACCCGTGACACGACGCCGGTGACCGTCCCGCACACCGCCTTCGTGCGGACCGGACAGGCGGTCGACGTCGACGTGCTCGCCGGCGACATCGACCCGCTGGGCGGGGTGCTGCTCGTCACCGAGGTCGAGGACGGGTCCGGAGCGGGTGTCCGGACCGAGGTGATCGAGCACCGCATGCTGCGGGCGACGCTGCTCGGCCCGCTGCAGTACGGATCGATCGACGTGCACTACCGGGTCAGCAACGGCCTCGCGGACGCGGAGGGCGTCGTGACGATCGTCGAGGTTCCGACGGCGGCCGCGCCGCAGCCCCCGGTCGCGTCGCCCGACCACGCGTCCGTGCGGACGGGCGACGTCGTCGACATCCTCGTCCTCGACAACGACGAGCACCCCGACGGCGAGCCGCTGACGCTGGCGCCCGAACTCGCCACGGACCCTGAGGACGGGCTCGCGTTCGTCTCCGACCGCAAGGTGCGCTACCTCGCTCCGGACACGCCGGGCGAGTACCGGCTCGCGTACCGCGTGCTGGGTCCCGACGGGCAGGAGGCCACGGCGGTCGTCGACATCGCCGTTCGGGCGGCGGATGCCGAGACGAACCGGGGACCGGTCCCGGCCGCGGTGACGGCCCGCGCGATCGCGGGCGAGACGATCCGCATCCCGATCCCGCTCGGGCAGGTCGATCCCGACGGCGACTCCGTGCAACTGCTCGGGCAGGTGAGCGCTCCCGATCGCGGCACCGTGGTCACGCGCGGGGCCGACCAGCTGGAGTACACCGCCGGAGAGTACTCGTCGGGCACCGACTCCTTCCGGTACGAGGTCGCCGATTCCCTGGGTGCGCGGGCCACCGGCACCGTCAGGGTCGGGATCGCCCCGCGGATGGACGGCGCGCGCGCGCCGATCGCCGTCCGCGACGCCGTCACGGTGCGACCGGGGCGCACGATCGCGGTGCGCGTCCTCGAGAACGACTCCGACCCGAACGGCGGGTCGCTCGCCATCACGGACGTCGAGCCGAACGCCGGCGACGGCGACGCGCGCGTCGCCGACGAGGCCGTCCTCATCGACGTCCCCGCGGAGCCGGGGGACTCGTCGTACTTCTACACGATCGAGAACGAGCAGCTCGCGACCGCCTCGTCGATCATCCAGGTGCACGCCGATCCGGATGCCCCGTTGTCGCGGCCCGAGGCATCCGACGTGGTCCTGGGCCTCAGCGAGATCGTCGATCGGTCCGTGATCGACGTCGACGTCCTCGAGGAGGCCTTCATCGCGGATGCCGCCGCGGAACGCGCCGAGGTCTCGCTCGTCTCCGGATACGAGGACGACGCGCTCGTCCGCGCCGACGGCTCGATCCGCCTGCAGGTGTACGACGAGCGGCGGATCGTGCCCTTCACCATCGGGCACCCGGACGACCCGACGCTGACCTCGACCGCCGTCGTCGTCGTGCCGGGTCGCGACGACGCGATCCCGCAGCTCCGCCGCGATGCGCCGGCGGTGCGAGTCGACAGCGGCGACGAGGTCCGGCTCGACCTCGACGACTACGTGATCGCCGCCTCGGGCCGACCCGTCCGGATCACCGACCGCTCCTCGCTGACGGCCTCGCACTCCGACGGCACCGACCTGATGGTCGACGAGGACACCGTCAGGTTCCGCTCGGAGGCGGGGTACTTCGGCCCCGCATCGGTCTCCTTCGTGGCCAGCGACGGCGACCCGGAGACCGATCCGACGGCGAGGACCGGGACCATCGTGATCCCGATCACGGTCCGCCCGGCGGAGGGCCTGCCTCCGGTGTTCACGGGCGCCGTGCTCGACCTCCAACCCGACGAGTCCAGGCGGATCGGACTGTCGCGGGTCACGAAGCAGGCCGGCGGCTCGACCTCGACCCTCGAGTACGAGATCGGCACCGTCCCCGACGGGTTCACCGCGGAACTCGACGACGACGAGCTCGTCGTGCGTGCGGACGGCGACGCGCCGCGCGGGCTCACCGGCGAGATCCCCGTCTCGGTCTCCGATGCCGCGGGGGTCGGAACCCCGGGCGTCATCGAACTGCGGGTCGTCGCGTCCACGAGGCCCAGGGCCGAGCCGGTGCCGGACATCGCCGTCGTCGAGCGCGGGCGGACGACCTCGGTGGACGTCCTCGAGAACGATCGGTCGGGCAATCCCTTCCCGGACACGCCGCTGCGCGTGGTCGGCGTGCGCGGAACCGATGCCCAGAACCTCCCCGACGGGGTGCGCGTCGCGCCGAGCAGCGACCGCTCCACGCTGCTCGTCACGGTGGATCGTGACGCGGAGGCGGTCAACGCGACCGTGCAGTACCAGGTCGCCGATGCGACCGGCGACTCCGACCGGTACGCGTGGGGCACCGTGTCGATCTCCGTGCAGGATCGGCCGGATCCGATCACTGACGCACGGGTCACCGGGTTCGGAGACCGCTCCCTCGACCTCGCGTTCGGTGCCGGCGCGGCCAACAACTCGCCCGTCACCGAGTATCAGATCGACCTGCTCGATGCGCGCACCCGGGCACGGGTGGGCGGTTCGACCTGTGCGGCGACCACGTGCACCGTGTCGACCCCGGCCAACGGCGAGGGGGCCGCCGTGGCCGTCCGGATCCAGGCGAGGAATGCGATCGGCCTCTCGGACGCGGTCGAGGTGGTGGGCTCGTACTGGTCGGACGTCATCCCGGCGGCGCCCGGCGGCGTGCAGGCCCTTCCCTTGGACGGCAGGCTCCGCATCCGATGGGATCCGGTGTCGACCGGATCGGGGAGTGCGGTGCGTTCCTACGTGGTGACGGTGGCGGGCGTGGCCACCGAGGTCGGCGCAGGCGGCGTCTGCACGGCGACCGCGTGCACCGTCGACTCGCAGGGCCTCGCGAACGGCAGCCAGGTTCCCGTCGAGGTGAGTGCGCGCAACCAGGCGTTCCCCTCGTTGACCTCGTGGAACACCGCCTCGACCGTGGGCACGCCGTTCGGTCCGCCGATCGCCGGCGGCATCCAGGTCGCGGCCGACGCGGCATCCGGCATCGCGACGGTCGCGTGGTCGCCCTTCGGCGGCAACGGCGATGCGATGGCCGGATACTTCGTCCAGCAGCTCGTCCCCGGATCGACCGACCTCCCGGCGGGACCGCAGGCCTGCCGCGTCACCTCGCCGGCTCCCGGGGAGGTCGTCGCGCCCACGACGGGAGGCAACGTCGCGGCCGCGGTCCGGACGGGACCCGACGCGACCTCGATCCAGTTCAGCGGGCTCACCGCCGAGGGCGCCACCTACGCGTTCGTCGTGTGGGGCTTCAACCGGGCCGGCTGCGTGCCCTCTGCGATCACGACGGCCGTCGTCCGCGCCGGGCCGCCTTCGGTCTCGGCCGTCGGCAACGAGATGGGCTGGCTCGGGCAGACGACCTGGGACCGGTACGTGTCCGGCGTGCAGACCTCGACGGCGGCGCAGACGCTGCAGATCGTGGCCACGGACGGGAGCGGCGCGCACCTCGGAGCACCGCGCGAGTTCTCCGGGGCCGGCTGGCTCCGCGACCTCTTCGGCCGGCCGTTCGGGCAGACCGCGTACTTCCAGGTCCGCGGGTGCACCGTGTGGGGGTCGTGCGGCCCCTGGTCGCAGACCTTCCCCGCCGGGCAGGCCCCGACGCTCACCTTCGAGGTCCCCGGGCGAACCTGGAACGCCGGCGCGCGAGGCTGGAGCTGGTGGAACCAGCCGGACAACGGCGGCATCCCCGCGACGTTCCGGTGCGGCGTCGAGGGCGACGAGACCGGTGGGCCCGCCCGCGGGTGGGGCTGGTGCGACGTGCCGGAGGCGGAACCGGAGGACCGGGTCTGGTTGGATGTCGAGGTGGCCGGCGTGACGGCGAGATTCTGGAACCGATGA
- a CDS encoding transglutaminase domain-containing protein gives MSALTEHRRPPEHGARTPAPRSRPFGAGGVMDVALLAALFAAALIPWWPIHEHGWFLACVGVALATGLAIGAVGALRRWPSWAVALTIASAYLLLGVPLAVPSRALFGVLPTAAGMVDLLTGTALSWKQLVTVQAPVGAYQSLLVPAFLLTLVGSAISATIALRTRHPIAAVVPPSVVFASGIALGVVHEQFAVAAGLAFLVAVVAWLVRIAITRRRALGASRRLEAALADLRRWVGAAAILLVALVAAAVVAVVVPTPQRTVVRSEIQPAFELRDLRTPLAGFRNAFAPDAADRPMLAVRGLPEDVGLRLATLDTYDGVVYSVGGDDGREISSRFARLPYRIDRTGAPGEQVVIDVRVLGYEDVWVPGAGLLAEIAFGGPRAASLADEFVVNDVTGVAAVQGGMAADDSFTAESVVVDPVDDGALDTLRPGTAVLPPGPELPEELRGWLLDHTPSTGEPGERLAAAITAVRQEGYVSHGQEGEASSRSGHSLDRLVELVMDRPMVGDGEQYAVLSALFAREIGFPARVAVGYLPTADDEPDADGWMVLTGERLQAWIEVRDAEGRWIQVDPNPEVREIPDRQPEDPTEVSRPQSVPPPPEDRTPVEDLGADSDLTPDDGEGADDPWVGILLAVLAWTGVAALAVLVLASPILVIMAAKAARRRLRRRAASGRQRVQGAWQEFADLATDYGIPVPSGTRAEQAAAIGGFDSVVLAGVVDRLLYGPETPGKAEARRVWDAVDGLSRRFATDAGAGRAFRAAISLGSLGGYAGSRRGGRA, from the coding sequence GTGAGCGCCCTCACCGAACATCGGCGACCTCCGGAGCACGGGGCGCGGACCCCCGCGCCCCGCTCCCGACCGTTCGGCGCGGGCGGCGTGATGGACGTCGCGCTGCTGGCCGCGCTCTTCGCAGCGGCGCTGATCCCGTGGTGGCCGATCCACGAGCACGGCTGGTTCCTGGCCTGCGTCGGCGTGGCGCTCGCGACCGGGCTCGCGATCGGTGCCGTCGGCGCCCTGCGTCGCTGGCCGTCGTGGGCGGTCGCCCTGACGATCGCTTCGGCGTACCTGCTCCTGGGGGTACCGCTCGCGGTGCCGTCCCGCGCGCTGTTCGGCGTGCTCCCGACAGCGGCCGGGATGGTGGACCTGTTGACCGGCACGGCGCTCTCCTGGAAGCAGTTGGTGACGGTCCAGGCGCCGGTCGGCGCGTATCAGTCGCTGCTCGTGCCGGCGTTCCTGCTCACCCTGGTCGGCAGCGCGATCTCGGCGACGATCGCGCTGCGCACCAGGCATCCGATCGCCGCGGTCGTCCCGCCTTCAGTCGTGTTCGCCTCCGGCATCGCGCTCGGCGTGGTGCACGAGCAGTTCGCCGTGGCGGCCGGGCTCGCGTTCCTGGTCGCGGTCGTCGCCTGGCTCGTCAGGATCGCGATCACCAGGCGCCGCGCCCTGGGAGCCTCGCGTCGGCTGGAGGCCGCCCTGGCGGACCTCAGACGATGGGTCGGCGCGGCCGCGATCCTGCTGGTCGCCCTCGTGGCGGCGGCGGTCGTCGCCGTCGTGGTACCGACCCCGCAGCGCACGGTCGTCCGCTCCGAGATCCAGCCGGCGTTCGAGCTCCGAGACCTGCGGACGCCGCTCGCCGGATTCCGGAACGCCTTCGCGCCGGACGCCGCAGATCGGCCCATGCTCGCGGTTCGCGGACTTCCGGAGGACGTGGGGCTTCGCCTGGCGACGCTCGACACCTACGACGGGGTCGTCTATTCCGTCGGCGGCGACGACGGTCGCGAGATCTCGAGCCGATTCGCGAGGCTGCCGTATCGCATCGACCGGACCGGGGCCCCCGGCGAGCAGGTCGTGATCGACGTCCGCGTGCTCGGGTACGAGGATGTCTGGGTGCCGGGTGCGGGCCTGCTCGCCGAGATCGCGTTCGGCGGGCCCCGTGCCGCGAGCCTCGCCGACGAATTCGTCGTCAACGACGTCACGGGCGTCGCCGCCGTGCAGGGCGGAATGGCCGCAGACGACTCGTTCACCGCCGAATCGGTCGTCGTCGACCCGGTCGACGACGGCGCGCTCGACACGCTGCGGCCGGGCACCGCGGTGCTCCCGCCCGGCCCCGAGCTGCCCGAGGAACTGCGCGGCTGGCTGCTCGACCACACGCCTTCGACGGGGGAACCCGGGGAACGGCTCGCGGCCGCGATCACCGCCGTGAGGCAGGAGGGGTACGTGTCGCACGGGCAGGAGGGGGAGGCTTCGAGTCGGTCCGGGCACTCGCTCGATCGCCTCGTCGAACTCGTGATGGATCGCCCCATGGTCGGCGACGGTGAACAGTACGCGGTGCTCTCGGCGCTGTTCGCTCGGGAGATCGGGTTCCCGGCTCGGGTGGCGGTCGGGTACCTCCCGACGGCGGACGACGAGCCCGATGCCGACGGGTGGATGGTGCTGACCGGGGAGCGGCTGCAGGCGTGGATCGAGGTCCGCGACGCAGAGGGTCGATGGATCCAGGTGGATCCGAATCCCGAGGTGCGGGAGATCCCGGATCGCCAACCCGAGGATCCGACCGAGGTGTCGCGTCCGCAGTCGGTGCCGCCGCCGCCCGAGGATCGGACCCCGGTCGAGGACCTGGGTGCGGACTCCGACCTGACGCCGGACGACGGCGAGGGCGCAGACGACCCATGGGTGGGCATCCTGCTCGCCGTGCTCGCCTGGACGGGCGTCGCGGCGCTCGCCGTGCTCGTCCTGGCGAGCCCCATCCTCGTCATCATGGCCGCGAAGGCGGCCCGCCGACGGCTCCGGCGCCGAGCAGCCAGCGGCCGCCAGCGCGTCCAGGGCGCGTGGCAGGAGTTCGCCGACCTCGCGACCGACTACGGCATCCCGGTGCCGTCGGGCACCCGCGCCGAACAGGCCGCGGCGATCGGCGGGTTCGACTCCGTCGTGCTGGCGGGGGTCGTCGACCGGCTGCTGTACGGTCCCGAGACCCCCGGGAAGGCGGAGGCGAGGCGCGTGTGGGACGCCGTCGACGGGTTGAGTCGTCGATTCGCGACCGATGCCGGCGCCGGTCGGGCGTTCCGGGCGGCGATCTCGCTGGGATCGCTCGGCGGCTACGCTGGCTCCCGGAGGGGAGGGCGCGCATGA